DNA sequence from the Glycine soja cultivar W05 chromosome 18, ASM419377v2, whole genome shotgun sequence genome:
ATTAGTAGGGACATGTTGAGGTAAGAAGAGCCACCTTGTTCTATTGCTTTCCTTGCCATGTCCGCATACTTTCTAGCCCTTTCCCttatctcttctttttcttggcCATCTCCCATTACCTTCTCAATAGAATCCAGAACATTTTCTCTGGTCACCTGAACCCGAGACTTATCTTCTTCACCCAAGTGAACAACAGATTCAGCTCCCACACTCACGCCAATCTTCACCACTTGTACAAGTTTCTCATTGATGAACTGCTCAGCAAACAGAGGAAAAGTTACCAACGGCACGCCAGCACAAATCCCTTCGAGTGTGGAATTCCATCCGCAATGTGTCATGAACGCTCCTATTGCTCTATGTGATAAGATCAACACTTGTGGCACCCAACCCTTGATCAAAAGCCCTCTCCCTTTCACCCTCTCTTCAAACCCATCTTCCAACAGCCACTTCTCCATCTCCtctcttccatatgcaactctaaGCACCCAAATGAATGGCCTTTTTGTCGCTTCCAATCCTAACCCGAGCTCTATCAACTGCTCTGGCGTTGCACGGTTTAGGCTACCAAGGCAAACATAAATCACTGACCTCGGAGGCCATGAATCAAGCCACTTCACATACTCACTCTCAATATCACTTGAGTTTCTCTTACTTCTCATAGCCTTGTCCTTGTCATCCTTATTTGACAGCGACACAGGCCCAACACACCATACCCTATGGTCCGTAAATCTTTGACACTCTTCAACATATTCTGCTTCCAACTCTTCAAAACTATTAACAACTATCCCATGTGCTTTTTCTGCAGCTTCCATTACCTTCTCACGGTAAGCATTCAGCTTGAGGTCTGCGCCAGGATTGAATAATCCGGGGAGTTGAGATCTTCGCAATTCAATTCTGTGGGGCATTCCGGGGACAAGAAATTTCTCTTCACCAGACACAGCTTCATAGACCTTATCCTTTTGTAAATTGTGGTTGCATAGTAGAAAG
Encoded proteins:
- the LOC114396411 gene encoding UDP-glycosyltransferase 73C3-like isoform X3; translated protein: MEHLSLRTQKPEMDPTVLSHLHFVFIPLMAPGHLLPMVDMAKLLARHKVKVSIVTTPLNCIQFQASIDREIQSGSPIQILHVQFPCAEAGLPEGCESLDTLPSMDLLNNFNMALDLLQQPLEELLEKQRPYPSCIIADKYIMCVTDVANKLNVPRIIFDGTNCFFLLCNHNLQKDKVYEAVSGEEKFLVPGMPHRIELRRSQLPGLFNPGADLKLNAYREKVMEAAEKAHGIVVNSFEELEAEYVEECQRFTDHRVWCVGPVSLSNKDDKDKAMRSKRNSSDIESEYVKWLDSWPPRSVIYVCLGSLNRATPEQLIELGLGLEATKRPFIWVLRVAYGREEMEKWLLEDGFEERVKGRGLLIKGWVPQVLILSHRAIGAFMTHCGWNSTLEGICAGVPLVTFPLFAEQFINEKLVQVVKIGVSVGAESVVHLGEEDKSRVQVTRENVLDSIEKVMGDGQEKEEIRERARKYADMARKAIEQGSWQNLLQQ
- the LOC114396411 gene encoding UDP-glycosyltransferase 73C3-like isoform X2, which encodes MEHLSLRTQKPEMDPTVLSHLHFVFIPLMAPGHLLPMVDMAKLLARHKVKVSIVTTPLNCIQFQASIDREIQSGSPIQILHVQFPCAEAGLPEGCESLDTLPSMDLLNNFNMALDLLQQPLEELLEKQRPYPSCIIADKYIMCVTDVANKLNVPRIIFDGTNCFFLLCNHNLQKDKVYEAVSGEEKFLVPGMPHRIELRRSQLPGLFNPGADLKLNAYREKVMEAAEKAHGIVVNSFEELEAEYVEECQRFTDHRVWCVGPVSLSNKDDKDKAMRSKRNSSDIESEYVKWLDSWPPRSVIYVCLGSLNRATPEQLIELGLGLEATKRPFIWVLRVAYGREEMEKWLLEDGFEERVKGRGLLIKGWVPQVLILSHRAIGAFMTHCGWNSTLEGICAGVPLVTFPLFAEQFINEKLVQVVKIGVSVGAESVVHLGEEDKSRVQVTRENVLDSIEKVMGDGQEKEEIRERARKYADMARKAIEQDNDMVKGRNSLGESSILRV
- the LOC114396411 gene encoding UDP-glycosyltransferase 73C3-like isoform X1, which codes for MEHLSLRTQKPEMDPTVLSHLHFVFIPLMAPGHLLPMVDMAKLLARHKVKVSIVTTPLNCIQFQASIDREIQSGSPIQILHVQFPCAEAGLPEGCESLDTLPSMDLLNNFNMALDLLQQPLEELLEKQRPYPSCIIADKYIMCVTDVANKLNVPRIIFDGTNCFFLLCNHNLQKDKVYEAVSGEEKFLVPGMPHRIELRRSQLPGLFNPGADLKLNAYREKVMEAAEKAHGIVVNSFEELEAEYVEECQRFTDHRVWCVGPVSLSNKDDKDKAMRSKRNSSDIESEYVKWLDSWPPRSVIYVCLGSLNRATPEQLIELGLGLEATKRPFIWVLRVAYGREEMEKWLLEDGFEERVKGRGLLIKGWVPQVLILSHRAIGAFMTHCGWNSTLEGICAGVPLVTFPLFAEQFINEKLVQVVKIGVSVGAESVVHLGEEDKSRVQVTRENVLDSIEKVMGDGQEKEEIRERARKYADMARKAIEQGGSSYLNMSLLIDHIIHLKGLDQS